Proteins encoded together in one Thermophilibacter immobilis window:
- the rpmA gene encoding 50S ribosomal protein L27 produces MAHKKGLGSSRNGRDSNSQRLGTKRYAGQAVKAGEILVRQRGTRIHPGDNVGIGKDDTLFALTAGTVEFTQGVQHKVHVREA; encoded by the coding sequence ATGGCTCACAAGAAAGGTCTCGGCTCGTCTCGCAACGGTCGCGATTCCAACTCCCAGCGCCTGGGCACCAAGCGCTACGCCGGCCAGGCCGTGAAGGCCGGCGAGATTCTCGTCCGTCAGCGCGGCACGCGCATCCATCCCGGTGACAACGTGGGCATCGGCAAGGACGACACCCTGTTCGCCCTCACCGCCGGCACCGTCGAGTTCACCCAGGGCGTCCAGCACAAGGTGCACGTCCGCGAGGCCTAA
- the rplU gene encoding 50S ribosomal protein L21, translating to MYAIVATGGKQYKVAKGDVIDVEKLDAQPGDKVELPVLLLNDGAKTIVGSAPLQDKKVTVEVVEQFKGEKVLVFKLKKRKRYHRANGHRQMLTKVKVVEIPA from the coding sequence ATGTACGCAATCGTAGCAACTGGTGGCAAGCAGTATAAGGTTGCCAAGGGCGACGTCATCGACGTCGAGAAGCTCGACGCGCAGCCTGGCGACAAGGTCGAGCTCCCCGTCCTTCTCCTGAACGACGGCGCCAAGACCATCGTTGGCTCTGCCCCTCTCCAGGACAAGAAGGTCACCGTCGAGGTCGTCGAGCAGTTCAAGGGAGAGAAGGTTCTCGTCTTCAAGCTCAAGAAGCGCAAGCGCTACCATCGCGCCAATGGTCATCGCCAGATGCTGACGAAGGTCAAGGTCGTTGAGATTCCCGCGTAG
- the proB gene encoding glutamate 5-kinase, which produces MSSGKLVVVKLGSSTLVDEGGALDRSFVRSLCDQIVTLHQEGMRVIVVSSGAVAAGREVLGFCERPRDIESLQACAAAGQARLTQAYADVLAECGVSCGQVLLTRRDVVDREGYLNARGTLMRLLDLGAVPIVNENDTVSVAEFAFGDNDMLGAIVAALVGADLYVICSDVEGLYTSNPQSDPSARLVERVSEVDARTLSMAGGVGTSFGTGGMSSKLRAARAMLAVGVPTVICQGRRPTALVDVAHGERLGTRFEAPADAPHEGGRKLWIGLAEVPHGTLTLDEGATRAVVERGASILPVGVVATQGDYAAGDVVTVTNRAGLVIGRGVARYGAKDMDRVRGLKLNVVARFLGTERAQPAVHRDDLLVF; this is translated from the coding sequence GTGAGCTCCGGCAAGCTCGTCGTGGTCAAGCTCGGCTCGTCGACGCTCGTGGACGAGGGCGGCGCGCTCGACCGCTCCTTCGTCCGCTCGCTCTGCGACCAGATCGTCACCCTGCACCAGGAGGGCATGCGCGTCATCGTGGTGTCCTCCGGTGCCGTGGCCGCCGGCCGCGAGGTCCTGGGCTTTTGCGAGCGCCCGCGCGACATCGAGTCCCTGCAGGCCTGCGCCGCCGCCGGCCAGGCCCGGCTCACCCAGGCCTACGCCGACGTCCTCGCCGAGTGCGGCGTGAGCTGCGGCCAGGTCCTGCTCACGCGCCGCGACGTCGTCGACCGCGAGGGCTACCTCAACGCCCGAGGTACCCTCATGCGCCTGCTCGACCTGGGCGCCGTTCCCATCGTCAACGAGAACGACACCGTCTCGGTCGCCGAGTTCGCCTTTGGCGACAACGACATGCTCGGCGCCATCGTGGCGGCCCTCGTGGGGGCCGACCTCTACGTAATCTGCTCGGACGTCGAGGGGCTCTACACCTCCAACCCCCAGAGTGACCCCTCGGCCCGGCTCGTCGAGCGCGTGAGCGAGGTGGACGCGCGCACCCTGTCCATGGCGGGGGGCGTGGGAACGTCATTTGGTACCGGGGGGATGTCGTCCAAGCTCCGGGCGGCGCGCGCGATGCTTGCCGTGGGCGTCCCTACCGTGATCTGCCAGGGAAGAAGGCCGACCGCCCTCGTCGACGTCGCCCACGGCGAGCGGCTGGGGACACGCTTTGAGGCCCCCGCGGACGCCCCTCACGAGGGCGGACGCAAGCTCTGGATAGGCCTCGCCGAGGTCCCGCACGGCACGCTCACCCTCGACGAGGGGGCCACGCGCGCCGTCGTCGAGCGCGGGGCCTCGATCCTGCCCGTCGGCGTCGTCGCGACGCAGGGTGACTACGCCGCGGGAGACGTCGTCACCGTGACCAATCGCGCGGGGCTGGTCATCGGACGCGGCGTGGCACGCTACGGTGCCAAGGACATGGATCGCGTGCGCGGCCTCAAGCTCAACGTCGTCGCGCGCTTCCTGGGCACCGAGCGCGCGCAGCCCGCAGTCCACAGAGACGACCTGCTCGTCTTCTAG
- a CDS encoding FtsW/RodA/SpoVE family cell cycle protein — protein sequence MARDIAGPAGLLARFGGGSRGAAHARVSGRRGRLDRLYLSQLIPALLTVIVGIVTIWSASLTISDANFVSYLAGIALGLAVAVVIWRYDYRALSNMTVALFVLACALFLLPKVPGVGWEAKGMVGWAKVGPIRFQPSEPAKVVTVFLMASAAAQYNGKIETFRDYAKLCATLLVPLVMILSYDLGTGLIIFVIGAAIIICSGAPRRWVIATIALIVGGAVFVVITSMIDGLPHILKEYQLKRLTVFMDPASDTSDDGYNLLQAKIAVGSGGFFGKGVGNATQAAGGFLPEAHTDFVFALFAEEFGFLGSIVLLGLFAWMIFSTVLLAMRMESTFSKLVLVGCVAMWTFQVLENVGMCIGMMPITGIPLPFVSYGSSSMITQLASVGVVQSVWRHRQKAA from the coding sequence ATGGCACGTGACATCGCAGGTCCCGCAGGGCTCCTCGCACGCTTTGGCGGAGGCTCGAGGGGGGCCGCCCACGCCCGCGTGAGCGGCAGGCGCGGCAGGCTCGACCGCCTCTACCTCTCGCAGCTGATTCCGGCCCTGCTCACGGTGATCGTCGGCATCGTCACGATCTGGTCCGCCTCGCTCACGATCTCCGACGCCAACTTCGTGAGCTACCTCGCCGGCATCGCCCTGGGCCTGGCGGTCGCCGTCGTCATATGGCGCTACGACTACCGCGCGCTCTCCAACATGACGGTGGCTCTGTTCGTCCTCGCCTGCGCCCTGTTCCTCCTACCCAAGGTCCCGGGAGTGGGCTGGGAGGCCAAGGGTATGGTCGGCTGGGCCAAGGTCGGGCCGATTCGCTTCCAGCCCTCGGAGCCGGCCAAGGTCGTGACCGTCTTCCTCATGGCCTCGGCCGCGGCGCAGTACAACGGCAAGATCGAGACCTTCAGGGACTACGCCAAGCTCTGCGCGACGCTGCTCGTCCCCCTCGTCATGATCTTGTCCTACGACCTGGGGACGGGCCTCATCATCTTCGTCATCGGGGCGGCGATCATCATCTGCAGCGGTGCGCCGCGCCGCTGGGTAATCGCGACGATCGCGCTCATCGTGGGGGGAGCGGTCTTCGTGGTCATAACCTCCATGATCGACGGGCTCCCTCACATCCTTAAGGAGTACCAGCTCAAGCGTCTCACCGTCTTCATGGACCCGGCCTCCGACACCTCCGATGACGGCTACAACCTCCTGCAGGCCAAGATCGCCGTGGGGTCGGGGGGCTTCTTCGGCAAGGGGGTGGGAAACGCCACGCAGGCCGCAGGCGGCTTTTTGCCCGAGGCGCACACCGACTTCGTCTTCGCGCTGTTCGCCGAGGAGTTTGGCTTTTTGGGGTCGATCGTGCTCCTGGGCCTGTTCGCCTGGATGATCTTCTCCACCGTCCTGCTCGCGATGAGGATGGAGTCGACCTTCTCCAAGCTCGTGCTCGTGGGGTGCGTGGCCATGTGGACGTTCCAGGTTCTTGAGAACGTGGGCATGTGCATTGGTATGATGCCCATCACGGGCATCCCGCTGCCGTTCGTGAGCTACGGCTCGTCCTCGATGATCACGCAGCTCGCATCCGTCGGGGTGGTCCAGTCCGTGTGGCGGCACCGTCAGAAGGCGGCCTAG
- the obgE gene encoding GTPase ObgE encodes MSFRREAFVPRGGPDGGDGGHGGSVIVEADPQLSSLIDYRYKHHFRAERGTHGQGARRHGSDGSDLLLRVPVGTVVRELDPQTQEPLYDLADLTQPAERIVVAPGGAGGRGNIHFVTSVRRAPAFAEKGEPAREHWIELEMKLMADAALVGMPSVGKSSIIARISAARPKVADYPFTTLVPNLGVARAADGQSFVCADVPGLIEGASEGRGLGHQFLRHIERTALILHVVDLTGGYEGRDAVEDYRAINEELAAYASELALRPQIVVANKRDLPDTADAAHCLREAAEADGRAFFAVSAATGEGLDALVSACASEVSRLRADLAQGAPELDLTSTWERDRQRRERRLDVVREERHVWRVSGPAIERMVIQTDWENDEAVSYLQHRFERSGLDAVLAKAGATNGDEVRILGFAFTYEGADERGDSEDAAPDFDELAVDELAADELAGDEEGDAQ; translated from the coding sequence ATGTCCTTTCGCCGCGAGGCGTTCGTTCCCCGGGGCGGCCCGGACGGAGGCGACGGCGGGCACGGCGGCAGCGTCATCGTGGAGGCCGACCCCCAGCTCTCCTCCCTCATCGACTACCGCTACAAGCACCACTTCCGTGCTGAGCGCGGCACGCACGGCCAGGGCGCGCGCCGTCACGGCTCCGACGGCTCCGACCTCCTCCTGCGCGTCCCGGTAGGTACCGTCGTGCGCGAGCTCGACCCCCAGACCCAGGAGCCCCTCTACGACCTCGCCGACCTCACCCAGCCGGCCGAGCGCATCGTCGTGGCCCCCGGCGGCGCGGGCGGCCGCGGCAACATACACTTCGTGACCTCGGTGCGTCGCGCCCCGGCCTTTGCCGAGAAGGGCGAGCCCGCGCGCGAGCACTGGATCGAGCTCGAGATGAAGCTCATGGCCGACGCCGCCCTGGTGGGCATGCCGTCGGTGGGGAAGAGCTCGATCATCGCCCGCATCAGCGCGGCCAGGCCCAAGGTCGCCGACTATCCCTTCACGACGCTCGTCCCCAACCTGGGCGTTGCCCGTGCCGCGGACGGTCAGTCGTTCGTCTGCGCTGACGTGCCGGGCCTCATCGAGGGAGCGAGCGAGGGCAGGGGCCTCGGCCACCAGTTCCTGCGCCACATCGAGCGCACCGCCCTCATCCTTCACGTCGTCGACCTCACAGGCGGCTACGAGGGTCGCGACGCGGTGGAGGACTACCGCGCCATCAACGAGGAGCTCGCGGCCTACGCCTCAGAGCTCGCCCTGCGCCCGCAGATCGTGGTCGCGAACAAGCGCGACCTGCCGGACACTGCGGACGCCGCCCATTGCCTGCGCGAGGCCGCCGAGGCGGATGGCCGCGCCTTCTTCGCCGTCTCGGCGGCCACGGGCGAGGGCCTCGACGCGCTCGTGTCCGCCTGCGCCTCGGAGGTCTCCCGCCTCAGGGCCGACCTCGCCCAGGGCGCCCCGGAGCTCGACCTCACCTCCACGTGGGAGCGCGACCGGCAGCGCCGCGAGCGCCGGCTCGACGTCGTGCGCGAGGAGCGCCACGTCTGGCGCGTGAGCGGCCCGGCGATCGAGCGCATGGTCATCCAGACGGACTGGGAGAACGACGAGGCGGTCTCCTACCTGCAGCACCGCTTCGAGCGCTCGGGCTTGGACGCGGTGCTGGCCAAGGCGGGCGCCACGAACGGCGACGAGGTCCGCATCCTCGGCTTCGCCTTCACCTACGAGGGCGCCGACGAGCGCGGGGACTCCGAAGACGCCGCCCCGGACTTCGACGAGCTCGCAGTTGACGAGCTCGCAGCCGACGAGCTCGCAGGCGACGAGGAGGGCGACGCCCAGTGA